From a single Mycolicibacterium moriokaense genomic region:
- a CDS encoding glycosyltransferase family 87 protein, which yields MSDAEEREAGEPDTVSPTTLARDTRSLDNRDFPSRTDTIGAALSGVIGGPVGKHALIGRQRFFTPLRAMLLIALVFLALGYSTKAACLQTVGTGPPDQRVANWENQRAYYEFCYSDTVPLFTAELLNLGKFPYKSSWIEKDSEGKPRIQFDGNIAVRYMEYPVLTGLYQYSSMALAKSYTALQKLVSLPIIAEVVMFFNIAAFGLALAWLATVWATSLLAGQRRVWDAALVAASPIVIFQIFTNFDALATAFATGALLAWARRKPVLAGVLIGIGVAAKLYPLLLLAPLLVLAVRTGKVREVGKTALAAVVAWLLVNLPIMVLFPRGWSEFFRLNTRRGDDMDSIYNVIKSFTGWRGFDPDLGFWEPPTVLNSVTAVLFVSCCIAIAYIALTAKQRPRVAQIAFLVVAAFLLTNKVWSPQFSLWLVPLAVLALPHRRILLAWMTIDALVWIPRMLYLYGEQNKGLPEQPFTVMVLLRDIAVVGLCALVIHQIYRPEKDLVRCRGEVDDPAGGVFDGAPDAPPRWLPDWLRPDKDRTRISAPPEERELVSQSQ from the coding sequence GTGAGCGACGCCGAGGAGCGCGAAGCAGGCGAGCCTGACACGGTCTCGCCGACGACGCTTGCGCGCGACACCCGGAGCCTCGACAACCGCGACTTCCCCAGCCGCACCGACACCATCGGCGCCGCGCTGTCGGGTGTCATCGGCGGGCCGGTCGGGAAGCACGCGCTGATCGGTAGACAGCGGTTCTTCACCCCGCTGCGGGCGATGCTGCTGATCGCGCTGGTGTTCCTCGCGCTCGGGTACTCGACCAAGGCGGCGTGTCTGCAGACCGTCGGCACGGGGCCGCCGGATCAGCGGGTCGCCAACTGGGAGAACCAGCGGGCCTACTACGAGTTCTGCTACTCCGACACGGTTCCGCTGTTCACCGCCGAACTGCTGAATCTCGGGAAGTTCCCGTACAAGTCGAGCTGGATCGAGAAGGACTCCGAGGGCAAGCCGCGCATTCAGTTCGACGGCAACATCGCGGTGCGGTACATGGAGTATCCGGTGCTGACGGGGCTCTACCAGTACTCGTCGATGGCCCTGGCCAAGTCGTACACCGCATTACAGAAGCTGGTGTCGTTGCCGATCATCGCCGAGGTGGTGATGTTCTTCAACATCGCCGCGTTCGGTCTGGCGCTGGCATGGTTGGCGACGGTGTGGGCCACCTCCTTGCTGGCCGGCCAGCGCCGGGTCTGGGATGCCGCCCTGGTGGCGGCGTCGCCGATCGTGATCTTCCAGATCTTCACCAACTTCGACGCGCTCGCAACGGCTTTCGCGACCGGCGCGCTGTTGGCATGGGCCCGACGGAAACCGGTGCTGGCGGGTGTGCTCATCGGTATCGGGGTGGCGGCCAAGCTGTATCCGCTGCTGCTGCTGGCCCCGCTGCTGGTGTTGGCGGTGCGCACCGGCAAGGTGCGCGAAGTGGGCAAGACGGCGCTCGCCGCGGTCGTGGCGTGGCTGCTGGTGAACCTGCCGATCATGGTGTTGTTCCCGCGTGGGTGGTCGGAGTTCTTCCGGCTCAACACCCGTCGCGGTGACGACATGGACTCGATCTACAACGTGATCAAGTCGTTCACCGGCTGGCGGGGCTTCGATCCCGATCTGGGATTCTGGGAGCCGCCGACGGTACTCAACAGCGTGACCGCGGTGCTGTTCGTATCATGTTGTATCGCAATCGCTTACATCGCGTTGACGGCCAAGCAGCGGCCGCGGGTGGCGCAGATCGCGTTCCTTGTCGTCGCGGCGTTCCTGCTGACGAACAAGGTGTGGAGTCCGCAGTTCTCGCTGTGGCTGGTGCCGCTGGCGGTGCTTGCGCTTCCGCACCGGCGGATCCTGCTGGCGTGGATGACCATCGACGCGCTGGTGTGGATCCCGCGCATGCTGTACCTCTACGGCGAGCAGAACAAGGGACTGCCCGAGCAGCCCTTCACCGTCATGGTGCTGCTGCGCGACATCGCGGTGGTCGGCTTGTGTGCGTTGGTGATTCACCAGATCTACCGCCCCGAGAAGGATCTGGTCCGGTGCCGGGGTGAGGTCGACGACCCGGCGGGCGGAGTCTTCGACGGTGCGCCCGACGCCCCGCCGCGGTGGCTGCCCGACTGGCTGCGCCCGGACAAGGACCGGACCCGTATCAGCGCCCCGCCGGAAGAGCGCGAGTTGGTGAGCCAGTCCCAGTGA
- a CDS encoding transglycosylase domain-containing protein, with protein sequence MNSEGRHDRSANDARVGQMADGVSDPEPRHSQDAGRARQQMGVPAAPRTRSLPPDDRHTTILPPVRGAAPPQYRDPIDAVKAALDGTPAPKQAPPPPPPPRRPPGGGGPPERPGRPPGQGPQINWKWVRRGLVAAVVAMIVLPIITFAMAYMIVDVPKPGDIRTNQVSTILASDGSELAKIVPPEGNRVDVNIDQIPVQVRNAVMAAEDRDFYSNPGFSFTGFIRAIKNNLFGGDLQGGSTITQQYVKNALVGSERSGVGGLIRKAKELVISTKMAGQWSKDQVLQSYLNIIYFGRGSYGIAAASKAYFDKPVEQLNVAEGALLAALIQQPSGLDPAVNPEGAERRWNWVLDGMVEIGALSPSERAEQVFPQTVPPELASSQNQTTGPNGLIERQVQKELLELFDIDEQTLNTEGLQITTTINPKAQKAAEEAAAEYLEGQDPDMRTAIVSINPKTGGVEAYYGGTDANGFDFAQAGLPTGSSFKVFALIAALEQGMGLGTQVDSSPVQLNGITINNVEGAGCGTCNIAEALKRSLNTSYYRLMLKLKNGPEDVAKAAHGAGIAESFPGVEHTLSEDGEGGPPNNGIVLGQYQTRVIDMASAYATIAASGVYHKPHFVQKVVNSQGEVLFDASQQDDQGEQRIDKKVADNVIAAMQPIAAYSNGHALAGGRPSGAKTGTNQLGDTGANRDAWMVGFTPSLSTAVWVGTTDGTKPLENKWGSPVYGSGLPSDIWKATMDGALEDTEIESFPKPEEVGGYAGVPQAPPPPPSTTTDVPPPPSTTVIQPTIELAPGVTIPWGPPTTVPVAPPPVPGAPAPGPPPEPVAPGAPPPPP encoded by the coding sequence GTGAATAGCGAAGGGCGCCACGACCGGTCAGCCAATGATGCCCGCGTCGGGCAGATGGCTGATGGTGTGAGCGATCCCGAACCCAGACACTCCCAGGACGCCGGACGCGCCCGCCAGCAGATGGGCGTGCCCGCGGCGCCGCGTACCCGCAGCCTGCCGCCCGACGACAGGCACACGACCATCCTGCCGCCGGTGCGTGGTGCCGCGCCGCCGCAGTATCGCGATCCCATCGACGCGGTGAAGGCGGCACTCGACGGCACTCCGGCGCCGAAGCAGGCGCCTCCCCCTCCCCCGCCGCCGCGTCGCCCGCCGGGCGGTGGCGGACCACCGGAACGCCCGGGCAGGCCGCCGGGGCAGGGCCCGCAGATCAATTGGAAGTGGGTCCGGCGCGGGCTCGTCGCGGCGGTGGTCGCGATGATCGTGCTGCCGATCATCACCTTCGCGATGGCGTACATGATCGTCGACGTGCCGAAGCCGGGCGACATCCGCACCAACCAGGTGTCGACGATCCTGGCCAGCGACGGCAGCGAGCTGGCGAAAATCGTTCCGCCGGAAGGCAACCGGGTCGACGTCAACATCGACCAGATACCGGTGCAGGTGCGCAACGCGGTGATGGCGGCCGAGGACCGGGACTTCTACAGCAATCCGGGTTTCTCGTTCACTGGCTTCATCCGGGCCATCAAGAACAACCTGTTCGGCGGTGATCTGCAGGGCGGGTCGACGATCACTCAGCAGTACGTGAAGAACGCGTTGGTGGGCTCCGAGCGCTCGGGCGTCGGCGGACTGATCCGAAAGGCCAAGGAGCTGGTCATCTCGACGAAGATGGCCGGCCAGTGGTCCAAAGACCAAGTGCTGCAGTCGTATCTGAACATCATCTACTTCGGGCGCGGCTCCTATGGCATCGCTGCTGCGTCGAAGGCGTATTTCGACAAGCCCGTCGAACAGCTCAACGTCGCCGAGGGCGCGCTGCTGGCCGCGCTCATCCAGCAGCCGTCGGGGCTGGACCCGGCCGTCAACCCCGAGGGTGCGGAGCGGCGCTGGAACTGGGTGCTCGACGGCATGGTGGAGATCGGCGCGCTGTCGCCGAGCGAACGTGCGGAGCAGGTTTTCCCGCAGACGGTGCCGCCCGAACTGGCCAGCTCACAAAACCAGACGACGGGCCCCAACGGCCTGATCGAGCGGCAGGTGCAGAAGGAACTGCTCGAGCTCTTCGACATCGACGAGCAGACGCTGAACACCGAGGGGCTGCAGATCACCACGACGATCAACCCCAAGGCGCAGAAGGCCGCCGAAGAAGCCGCGGCCGAGTACCTCGAGGGCCAAGATCCCGACATGCGCACCGCGATTGTGTCGATCAACCCAAAGACCGGCGGGGTCGAGGCGTATTACGGCGGCACGGACGCCAACGGATTCGACTTCGCTCAGGCCGGGCTGCCGACCGGATCGTCGTTCAAGGTGTTCGCGTTGATCGCGGCGCTGGAGCAGGGCATGGGCCTGGGCACGCAGGTGGACAGTTCACCGGTGCAGCTGAACGGCATCACCATCAATAACGTCGAGGGCGCCGGCTGCGGTACCTGCAACATTGCCGAGGCGCTGAAGCGCTCGCTCAACACCAGCTATTACCGGCTGATGCTCAAGCTGAAGAACGGACCCGAGGACGTGGCCAAGGCCGCGCATGGGGCGGGCATCGCCGAGAGCTTCCCCGGCGTGGAACACACACTGTCCGAGGATGGTGAGGGCGGGCCGCCTAACAACGGAATCGTGTTGGGCCAGTATCAGACCCGCGTCATCGACATGGCGTCGGCGTACGCGACCATCGCGGCGTCGGGCGTCTACCACAAGCCGCACTTCGTGCAGAAGGTCGTCAACTCGCAGGGCGAGGTGCTGTTCGACGCGTCGCAGCAGGACGACCAGGGCGAGCAGCGCATCGACAAGAAGGTCGCCGACAACGTCATCGCCGCCATGCAGCCCATCGCCGCGTACTCCAACGGGCACGCGCTGGCCGGCGGGCGGCCGTCCGGGGCGAAGACGGGGACCAATCAGCTCGGCGACACCGGCGCCAACCGTGACGCGTGGATGGTCGGCTTCACGCCGTCGTTGTCGACCGCGGTCTGGGTCGGCACCACCGACGGCACGAAACCACTTGAGAACAAGTGGGGTTCGCCGGTCTACGGCTCGGGCCTGCCGTCGGACATCTGGAAAGCGACGATGGACGGCGCGCTCGAGGACACCGAGATCGAGTCGTTCCCCAAGCCCGAGGAGGTCGGCGGGTATGCGGGTGTGCCCCAAGCCCCGCCGCCACCCCCGTCGACCACGACGGACGTGCCGCCACCGCCGTCGACCACCGTGATCCAGCCGACCATCGAGCTGGCGCCCGGAGTCACGATCCCGTGGGGCCCGCCGACGACGGTGCCCGTCGCCCCGCCGCCGGTGCCTGGTGCACCCGCGCCGGGTCCGCCGCCCGAGCCCGTCGCGCCCGGTGCTCCACCGCCGCCTCCGTGA
- a CDS encoding DUF5318 domain-containing protein, which yields MRLQRQVVDYALRRRSLLAEVYSGRTGVSEVCDANPYLLRAAKFHGKPSSVTCPICRKEQLTLVSWVFGDHLGAVSGSARTAEELVLLATRYDEFSVHVVEVCRTCSWNHLVKSYVLGAVPPPKGSRTPRRTQTARSRARTASE from the coding sequence GTGCGGTTGCAGCGACAGGTGGTGGACTACGCGCTTCGGCGACGGTCCCTGCTGGCGGAGGTCTACTCGGGACGCACGGGCGTCTCGGAGGTCTGCGATGCCAACCCCTACCTGCTGCGCGCCGCGAAGTTCCACGGGAAGCCCAGTTCGGTGACGTGCCCGATCTGCCGCAAGGAGCAGCTCACCCTGGTGTCGTGGGTGTTCGGCGACCACCTGGGCGCCGTATCCGGATCGGCGCGCACCGCCGAGGAGTTGGTCCTGCTGGCAACCCGCTACGACGAGTTTTCGGTACACGTGGTGGAGGTATGCCGAACCTGCAGCTGGAATCACCTGGTCAAGTCGTACGTGCTTGGGGCCGTGCCGCCACCGAAGGGGTCGCGGACGCCGAGGCGTACTCAGACCGCGCGCAGTCGTGCGCGCACGGCCAGTGAATAG